The sequence below is a genomic window from Dyadobacter chenwenxiniae.
ATCCTGGACCTGGCTCTCTATTTTAGCAAGCGCAGTTCTTGACTGTTCAATCGCCGGCTCGTCATCTTTCTTTAAAGCGCGCGTAAGCTCCAAAACATGCGGGCGCTTGGCCGCTTGAATGGCATCGTGCTTGTCTTCGAGCGTTTTGTACTGGTTGGCATACTGCGTTTTTCTTACTTGCTGCACGGCCGTTTCATTGAAGAACAGCGGCGGGTTTGTAAATTGATAAAACGCAAACACCAGCACGCCTACAAGCAGGATCATAAACTGCATCGGGATCTTCAAAAGACCATTCATGGCCAGCCCCAGCTTACTTTGGCCCTGAGAGCTTCCCGTCAGGAAACGCCCTACCTGCGACTGATCCGTCCCGAAATAGGAAAGTTGCAGGAAAAAACCGCCGATCAGTCCCGACCATACATTATATCGGTTGTTGAGATCAAAAGTAAAGTCGATCAGATTGATCTTGCCCATCTTGCCAGCCACATGCAGCGCGTCGCCGAACGAGACTTCGTCGGGCAGAAATTTAACGACCATCACACCTGCCACAACCATCCCGACGGTAATAATTCCCATCTGCTGCAAGTGCGTGTGCGAAACGGCGCGGCTGCCGCCTGCAATCGTGTAAAGCATGACGATTCCGCCCGAGATAATGTTGGTCCAGGTAATGTCCCAGCCCAGAATGGCAGATAGGATCAACGATGGCGCGTATATGGAAAGGCCTGTGGAGAGCCCGCGCTGCAGAAGAAAAAGGAACGAGGTAAGCGCGCGCGTCCGAAGATCAAAGCGCCTCTCTAAAAATTCATAGGCCGTAAATATTTTAAGCTGGCCAAATTTGGGAACAAACGTGATGCACAATACCACCATCGCCAGCGGCAAACCGAAGTAAAACTGAACAAAACGCATCCCGTCCGTGTAAGCCTGACCCGGGGCCGATAAAAAAGTGATCGCGCTGGCCTGGGTAGCCATTAATGATAAGGTGACGTGATACCAAGGGAGCGACTGTCCCGCCAGCAAAAACGAGTCCATGGTTTGTGTTTCGCGGCTGCGATAAATCCCGTAGGCAACAACAAATATAAGTGTGAGTGAGAGTACGATCCAGTCCAGAGAGCTCATTGAAAATGGGTCATAAATAAATAGAAGAGGACAATCAAAAGGATAAGGGTGCCTATGAGCAGCTGATAGAGCCGTTTCCAGCTACTGACAAATGGAGGCAAGCCATCGCGGTCCTGCGGGACCCGATCCTGCGGACTATTTTCAATTATTTTCATTAAGAGCAGTCAGAGTTAGGGCAGCCATCAACCGGGCATTGTACCACCGGTAAAAATAGAACGGTTTTTACATTGTTTTAGCATACAAAATGAAAATTGGGATGAACGGGGTGACTGCGGGGGACGCTTTCCTGGCACGGAAAAATAAAAAGAGACAACCTGGATGACCAAATTGTCTCTTTCAAATCATGAAGGCATTTATGACCAGAAACTCCATAAGGAAATGTATCAACTCTCAGAATCCTTTGCTCTCGAAAAGCAATGAGCTGGCTATTATACGCTCTCTGCCGCAAGACGCTCCAGACATTCGGCAAGGCTGTCTCTCCAGTAAGGGATCTGAATTCCAAAAACGGTTTTTATTTTCGTCTTATCCATTACCGAGTAAGCCGGGCGAACTGCTTTGGTAACATATTCTGATGTTTTGACAGGATTTAGCTTTACCGAAGTCTGGCTAATGTCAAACACGGCTTTTGCAAAATCATACCATGACGTAACGCCTTCGTTACTGTAATGGTAAATGCCATATTCTTTGCTGTCAGATGCAATGATATCCAGAATGGTGCCGGCCAGATCAATCGCATACGTAGGAGAGCCCACCTGGTCCACAATCACGCCAAGCTGGTCTCTTTCTTTACCCAGTCGAAGCATGGTTTTGACAAAATTGTTGCCGTATTCAGAGTAGAGCCAGCTTGTACGTAATGTAAAGTGCGCAGGCAAAACCTCTGCAATAGCAACTTCACCCTCTAATTTTGTGAGGCCATAGATATTTTCCGGCTCCGTAGGGTCTGTTTCGCTCAAAAGGCCAGTAACATTACCTTTAAAAACAAAGTCAGTAGAAATGTGAACAAGCGTAGCGCCATGTTCGGCGCAAGCTTTTGCAATATATGCAGCCCCATTCCGGTTCACTTTGCGGCAGATTTCCTGCTCATCTTCCGCTTTATCCACCGCTGTATATGCGGCACAATTGATTACAAACGAAGGTTTTTCTGTTGAAAATAACTTACCAAGAAGCTGTTCGTCCAGTATGTTCCCTTCCTGTTCAGAGGGGAACGAAATGTCATTGATATTTCTTTCAGCTGCAACTTTTTTCAGGCAACTGCCTAGTTGGCCCGACGCGCCGAGAACTACTATTTTCATTAGATCAATTTAGGTTTTGTGTAAATATAGAAACGGATGCTTAATCAAATGAAAAGGCCTGACAGAAATATTATCTATCAGGCCTTCTCTATATAAAATTATTGAAGCCAAACCTTACTGACCGCGACCAAGAACCATCACCTGCACAGTTCTAAATATAAGACGAACATCATCGAACACGCTGTATGATTTCAAATATTGAAGGTCATATTTCAAACGCTCAACATTTTTCGCCACCGTATCAGCATATCCAACATTGATTTGACCAATGGATGTAATGCCAGGCTTAACTGTTAAAAGTCGCTGAAATTCATGCGGAGCCGCTTCCATCAGCATATCCACATCATATTTATATAAAGGTCGTGGCCCTACGACTGACATTTCACCTTTCAATACATTAATAAATTGAGGCAACTCGTCAAGCCTTGATTTCCTGAGAACGCGCCCGATCGGGGTGATGCGCGGGTCATTATCTCCCTGTGAATGTTGCAAACCCATTTTGTCTGCATCTACACGCATACTGCGAAATTTATAGATATAGAACATTTCGCCCCATCTTCCAGAACGCTGTTGTTTAAAGAACACTGGTCCGGGAGATGTAATTTTGATAGCAGCCCAAACCAGGAAGAATATGGGAGCGCCCAGAATCATCACAATTACGGAGAAAACAAGGTCGAAACTGCGTTTAAGCGTTTGCTCATTGAAGCTTGAAAACGGCTTGGTATTCACCTGAATGATCGGATACATGTCGTGATACTCGATAGTAGCCATGTTGGTCATGAAACCTCTGAAATCCGGAACAAGCCGAATTTGTGTTTTTAGGCGCTCACCAAGTTTAATCACGTCCCGAACCTGATCATCGCTCATTTCTGATAGGCAGCAGTAAAGGTAGTCAAGTTGGTTTTGTTTAACCGCTGCTTCGAGGTTACCAATGTGATTTTGATTGCTATCCAATTCAAACATTCCATAGTAACGGTAACCCAGCTCTTTGCGCTCACCGTAAAACTCACGTATTAATGAAGCCAGATCCCCTTTACCAACAATGGCGTAACGATTGTAATTGTAGCCAGCTTTGCGGTATAGTTTCAGAAATAAAACGGCTCCTGCTCTTGATGCTGTGGATAGGGTTACAAACACAACATAAGTTGCTAAAAACTGATACCTGGAATACTCCTCGCCTTGCTTGGTTAGATATAAGAAAGCCATCATTACGGCTCCATGTACAAGCACTGCTTTCAGAAAATTGGCAAGCTGCGTATTAAAATGGTAGGAGAGGCGGGTAAATAAATAGGTTTTTAAAATATGGATAGTGAATATCCAGACAAGGTTCGCTACAAGCAGTAAATTGATGTAATTGTTCGGAAGAATACCCGAGTTGGGCTCAAAACGCAATAAATATGCTGAAAGAAACGACAAATTCAGCAGAATTACATCGGTCCACAGATGGGCCTTTGGAAGAAAGCCAGGATAGTGATTTTTCATATTGATAGACGTTGAGTTGAATCAGTAACAACCGTGAGTTGATTTCAACAGCCTCAAAGGCGTAGTATAAAAAAAATGCAACTAGCACAGCAATACAATACTACGCAAATTTGGATAAAAATAATGACATCGGCGATTTTTTCTTTTAAATATTTCAAGAAACCGGAAACTTGACCAGTGCTTAGTCGAGACTCCAGTTTGATAAATATCGGCCATCTTAACCCTCTAATGTGCCGATTCAGCCTAAATCCTGCGGGATTGTCTGCAATTGTTAAATATAATTCTCTTTAAGGGTTTTTGCCGAACGCCCCATAGCCAATTCCAAATGGCAGATATTCAAAACTAGGTTTTGTCATCATAAAGCTTGATAAAATATTAGTCTTAGACGCACCTGACGCACGAATTACCCATAACATATGGAGCTTTATCAGCTAAACTATTTGTATTAGAATTGATAAATATATCTCGAGTGATTGTAGAATTAATTAGTAATTACTACAACTACTTGTTATGTTTGTTATAGCAAATAATGGAAATGCGTAAATCAAATGGGATATTTAGACATATACACATCACCGTTAACAGAAAAAACCGCTTCTCACTTACTGAGGAGGGCGACTTTTGGGCCAACACAGCAGGAGATAACAAGCCTCACCGGCATGACTGCTACTCAGGCGGTTGATCTTTTAATAAGCAATGCTTCTTACCGTGCAACGCCACCGCCGCCTGTCGAATTAGAGGCAGGTCGGAGCGATTCGGGGCAACCGTTTTTGACAAAGCCATTCACATCTGCGCGTGTTGCTGCATATAATAGCTATATCCAGTTTTGGTGGATAGGGTTAATGACCGAACAAACAGGTCGTCCTTCTGTTCTTGACAAACTGACTGCGTTTTGGCAAAATCATTTTGTTGTGGCATTTAGTGCGGTCGAAGACTATCGCTTAATTGACCGGTATTTGAGGTTGTTAAGGCTAAATGCGCTGGGTAATTTTAGGGAAATGACGATAGGAGTTACCAAGGATCCGGCCATGTTGATGTATCAGAACGGGAATGAGAACGAAAAGGAGCATCCCAATGAAAATTATGGTCGGGAGTTGCAAGAATTGTTTACCGTAGGTCAAAAGGATTTTGCTGGAAATCACAACTATACTGAGCAAGATGTGAAGGAGGCAGCTAGAGTGCTGACCGGGTGGCAAGTGGTAAATTCTTTTAAAGAAGGTTCAACGACTTTTGGTTCGACTTTCAACCCAGACCGCCATGACACGTCAGAAAAGAATTTTTCTTCATTTTATAATAATAAGACTATTACGGGACGAGCTGGACAAGCGGCTGGTGATGAAGAGTTAGTTGACTTAGTTAATATGTTATTAGGGCATCAGGAAACGCCGAAATTTATTTGTAGAAAACTATACCGATGGTACGTTAACCCAAACGTTACACAAGAGATAGAAGACCAAGTCATTATCCCACTAGCCAATTTTTTTGCAAGCCCTGAAAATAATTTCGCCATTGCTCCGGTCCTGAAAAAGCTTTTAACAAGCGAAATTTTCTACGATGTCCGGAACATTGGTGCTATTGTAAAGTCGCCCGCTGAGTTTATGATAGGGGCAGTGCGGATGTTTGATCTGCCAGTTCCTGATTTGACCACAGAGTACGGGCCATTTCGTATCATGATGAACTACCTAAATAACAGCATGACTGTCCTACAACTTAATTTCTTGAACCAGCCATCTGTTTTCGGATCTCTTCCTTATTACCAAACTGGTTATTCCAAAAACTGGATTAACGGTACAACACTTGGGCTTCGTGGCGCTCGAACTGACGCATTCACTGATCCTTGGCTGGAGATCAAACCTGGTTATCTTTTAGGGGTTGATCTTCTAAAAAGGTTGCGATCCATTCAGCCTAACTTTTCAGACGTGGCGAATACTCCTGGAATTACTTGTGAGCAAGTTTTGAAAGAACTGACCAGAAACCTCTTCAGTACGGAGCTATCGCAAACTCAGCAGGACTTTTTGATAGATAACATTATGATGATGAATAATAGCGCCCGCGGAACCTGGGTCAGGGAATGGAATGCTTATCGAACGGCTCCAACCGAATACCCAAGGCAAACTGCGGTTCTTGTAAGGTGTAAGGCGCTGATGAAACATATGTTAAGAAT
It includes:
- a CDS encoding sodium:solute symporter gives rise to the protein MSSLDWIVLSLTLIFVVAYGIYRSRETQTMDSFLLAGQSLPWYHVTLSLMATQASAITFLSAPGQAYTDGMRFVQFYFGLPLAMVVLCITFVPKFGQLKIFTAYEFLERRFDLRTRALTSFLFLLQRGLSTGLSIYAPSLILSAILGWDITWTNIISGGIVMLYTIAGGSRAVSHTHLQQMGIITVGMVVAGVMVVKFLPDEVSFGDALHVAGKMGKINLIDFTFDLNNRYNVWSGLIGGFFLQLSYFGTDQSQVGRFLTGSSQGQSKLGLAMNGLLKIPMQFMILLVGVLVFAFYQFTNPPLFFNETAVQQVRKTQYANQYKTLEDKHDAIQAAKRPHVLELTRALKKDDEPAIEQSRTALAKIESQVQDVRKQAGAVLSKANGAEINDVNYIFLRFVIDYLPVGMVGLLIAVILLASMGSVASAYNSLASCSIVDIYKRMVHKDDDSINYLAASRWATFFWGIFCIGVAQYASRLGSMIEAVNILGSLFYGVILGIFLVAFYFPKIGSRAVFFASILGEIFVVLSYWLDLTAFLWLNLIGCVLVIVFAGIIEKILPQPQTKTL
- the rfbD gene encoding dTDP-4-dehydrorhamnose reductase, with the translated sequence MKIVVLGASGQLGSCLKKVAAERNINDISFPSEQEGNILDEQLLGKLFSTEKPSFVINCAAYTAVDKAEDEQEICRKVNRNGAAYIAKACAEHGATLVHISTDFVFKGNVTGLLSETDPTEPENIYGLTKLEGEVAIAEVLPAHFTLRTSWLYSEYGNNFVKTMLRLGKERDQLGVIVDQVGSPTYAIDLAGTILDIIASDSKEYGIYHYSNEGVTSWYDFAKAVFDISQTSVKLNPVKTSEYVTKAVRPAYSVMDKTKIKTVFGIQIPYWRDSLAECLERLAAESV
- a CDS encoding sugar transferase; protein product: MKNHYPGFLPKAHLWTDVILLNLSFLSAYLLRFEPNSGILPNNYINLLLVANLVWIFTIHILKTYLFTRLSYHFNTQLANFLKAVLVHGAVMMAFLYLTKQGEEYSRYQFLATYVVFVTLSTASRAGAVLFLKLYRKAGYNYNRYAIVGKGDLASLIREFYGERKELGYRYYGMFELDSNQNHIGNLEAAVKQNQLDYLYCCLSEMSDDQVRDVIKLGERLKTQIRLVPDFRGFMTNMATIEYHDMYPIIQVNTKPFSSFNEQTLKRSFDLVFSVIVMILGAPIFFLVWAAIKITSPGPVFFKQQRSGRWGEMFYIYKFRSMRVDADKMGLQHSQGDNDPRITPIGRVLRKSRLDELPQFINVLKGEMSVVGPRPLYKYDVDMLMEAAPHEFQRLLTVKPGITSIGQINVGYADTVAKNVERLKYDLQYLKSYSVFDDVRLIFRTVQVMVLGRGQ
- a CDS encoding DUF1800 domain-containing protein is translated as MGYLDIYTSPLTEKTASHLLRRATFGPTQQEITSLTGMTATQAVDLLISNASYRATPPPPVELEAGRSDSGQPFLTKPFTSARVAAYNSYIQFWWIGLMTEQTGRPSVLDKLTAFWQNHFVVAFSAVEDYRLIDRYLRLLRLNALGNFREMTIGVTKDPAMLMYQNGNENEKEHPNENYGRELQELFTVGQKDFAGNHNYTEQDVKEAARVLTGWQVVNSFKEGSTTFGSTFNPDRHDTSEKNFSSFYNNKTITGRAGQAAGDEELVDLVNMLLGHQETPKFICRKLYRWYVNPNVTQEIEDQVIIPLANFFASPENNFAIAPVLKKLLTSEIFYDVRNIGAIVKSPAEFMIGAVRMFDLPVPDLTTEYGPFRIMMNYLNNSMTVLQLNFLNQPSVFGSLPYYQTGYSKNWINGTTLGLRGARTDAFTDPWLEIKPGYLLGVDLLKRLRSIQPNFSDVANTPGITCEQVLKELTRNLFSTELSQTQQDFLIDNIMMMNNSARGTWVREWNAYRTAPTEYPRQTAVLVRCKALMKHMLRMAEYQLF